A stretch of DNA from Pseudomonas sp. p1(2021b):
GTGAAGCCTTGATCGATAATCTGGTCGATGCGCGCAATGCAGGCTTCCGCCCGCGCAACGATCCGGGCAAAGCGACCAGCACTGCCCAAGGCAGGAACTGCGTGGGTGTAGTCGTTTACGGCGATCAATTCGGGTACAAGCATCTGATTCATATTGGCATCTCCAGGAGGAAGTAGGCTTCGTATCCTGGGGATGCTCAACACCGAGCATGATTCTTGAACTTGATGACATCCCCCCCCACCCAACACCCTTAGGAGTCACTATCATCATCGTTGCAGTTGTACACGCCCGGTGCCAGACTTTCGGTTGGGGATTTGCCTATGAAAACAGGCCGCACAAAACCGTGGGTCTGTTTCACTGGCCTCAGGCCACTAGCTGTTGACTGGAGGCAAAAGAAAAGCCGTTGAGGTATTCGATCAGTCTGCCTCAGGGGGGAGAGGGCGAACTGCAGCCGCCCACTGCTCAAGAATGTCTCCATGCGTCGCCAAGAAAGCCTTGTGCTCGGCTTCCTGCTCAGCAAGCACCTCGAACACACGCGTAGGCCAATCCATGAAGGTGACATCCCTCATCTCGTTGTTAAATGCGTAGATGCTGGCGCAGGTGGCCCGATTTCCGCTGCCTGGAGACAGCGAGTAGCGAAACCGGTCACGAATTTCAATTACCTCCATAACCCGGACCTGGGCAATGATCGACAGGACAATTAGCATGGCTTGGGTCATTGCACCTACGTTCTTGCCGACCTTGCGCAAGTAGGCTGGACGCTGACTCACAGGTTTGGCTAACAGCTCCCGGATGAAGATTTCGGATTCTGATTCGAACGCATGAAGTTGCTCAACTGAAAGGGCATCGAAGGCCTCTTTTACCTGCACCAGATCGAAGGCACTCTTCAACCAAGTTGCCAAGGCCAGTGCATCCTGCCAGGCAAATTGCTCGTAGCTAGCCATATGCGCATTGCGCGGATCTGCTTTTTGCCGCCTCATACCCCAGAATCCCTAGCATAAAACTGATTATTTCTTGGTGATCACATGCTCGCAGCGCGCAGACTGCGGGCGGGTACTGAGCCTAAAGGGTTGACAGTTAGGCCGCAAGAGAAAGGATGTGCCTAGAGCTGGAAGACACGCTACTGCAAGAAACCGTGACGGAGCGGGCTGATGGTGCAGCCAGATTTGTCAGTCCCAGTCCGATATTAAGGAATTCTATGAACTCAACCTGGAGTCCGACTCCAGCGCATCAGCGAGCTGGCTGAACGCATCAGCAAGGCGGCGCATCTGGCCGATTTCGTCTGCCAAATTTCCATCATGATAGCGATATTCAAGCGTGCCGCCGAAAGGCCCGGTACCAGGGAAAATCCCGCCGTAGCTCAACTGCTCATTGACGTGCTTTTCAGCCCGGCTGATCCGCTCGCTAGCATTCGTGTCTTTAACCATGCTGTCGCTCCGTGAAACGCGCCTCAGAGACCATAAGGCCGGCAGAGTTCGAGTTTATCAGCGAATGCATAGCGCAAAGGTATCTGCCCAAACGCCGCAAAATTCACCATCATTAGGCAAATCCCCACTATTGCGAAAGGTTTTGCCCAAACTTTCGGCCTAACGAACTGGAAAACAAGAATAAATATCGCAATTCCGCAGAACCAAACTATTGAATTGCTGCAAGAAAAAGGTGAATCAAGCATAACGTTCCTAGTCAACCTGATAAATTAGTTATCAATGGGGCGCCGCATCGCATGAGACTTGCATCGCTCTATAACTGGGAGCCTGGATTTAACAGAAACCACGTACGTGCATAGTGAGTGCCCTGTGCCGTCAGCCGGCGGCGTCCTCGCAAACGTCACTAATCGCCTCGACCTCGTATTGACTCAGCACTCCGACCAAGAAAATGCCCAGACTGGCACACGCGGCCTTGATATCAGCGGCATCAATCCGCTGCGGCAACATTCCGCGCTCGGCGCACCAATCGCCGATGGCGTGAATCTGTGGCGTGGTCAGGTTGGCCATGTTGCGTTTCTCCTGTCGGGCGCAGCCGCGAAAGCGACGGCGGGATCCTCGATATAAAAAATGGATGGGGGGGTCGGGTCAGTCTATGGGCCGGGGGCGGCGTAACCAGGTGGGCGGGCGTAGGCCCGAGCCCTTGCGCCCGCGCAAAATTTAGAGGCCGAGCGTTTCCTTGCGCGTTTCGGCCATTGATCCAATTAGCAAGTTCAGGGCAGAAACCTCCTCAGCACTTACCAGAGTCGGGTGAAGAGCGCGCACACGGTCATACAGCGCCGAACGCTGCTCAATTACCGCCATAAAGTCAGGCGCCTGGCCAAGCGCTGCGATTGCTTGATGCAGCGCTACCAGATCCGTCAAACGGGAACGCTCAAAGCTGTCAGGCGCCGCGGGGTGGTTATTGGACTGCATGGTGATCTCCTGCTCAATTGAACGACTCTGGTCAGATTTCGCTACTGCCAATCCATTCGCCGCCGAGGTAGCCATCGGCCCCGTCGCGGGTTATTGCCACATGCTCGTACGCAACGGTTATCAGCTGCTGATGCGTCCAGCCCGTTGGGGGTGCGGCAATGGCTAGGAGCACATCGCCTGCGAGAGAACGGATTTCAAAAGCTGCATGCTTCACCGCAGAAAGCACGTCTGGCTCACCTGGGCGCTGGTCAGTTACAAGATTCAACATGGCGTTATCCGTCGCTACTCGGCTTGCGGCCGAAGCGTGTAGACGGCATGGCACTCGCTGCAATCCACCGCATACGCTGTGATGGGTGTAATAGCGAATACGCCGCCGCTATTCAGCAAGGGCCACACCTCAGCTTTGTATTCGTTGCGGTGACCACACCATGGACATGGCACGGTAAGGCTCGAAAGCCCAGACGTAATCACAGGTGCTACTTCTGCCGGCGCTGATGACTGTTCCTGAACCTCAAAGCGATGCTTACAACTGCAGCACTCAAACAGGTGCACACCGTCTGGCAGCTGCTGGCTGCCTTCTGGGTGCTCAGCTACCTGCCGGCCAAGCGCACCGGGTTTACACGCCGGATTGGTACAGAACCCTTGCAGGTGATGCCCGTAGTTCTCAGTATTTCCTGTGATGCGATCCAGCTTCATGCCTCACCTTCATGTCTCGGCGGCCACGCCTGCCACTGTGATTCGGGAGCTTTCACCGTGTGCGGTACCGCTCATTCATCGTACTCGGGATCGGTCCATTCGTTGCCAAAGGGGCATACCCAAATAATCCTGGGGAACCGAAATCGCGGAAGTATTTCAGCGAACGTCAACTTGACGTCCGGCGCATCCTCAAAGCTTGTGCGCCGCGAGCTCGCAGGGTCGGGAATGTGTTCTTCCACTAGCCTGGGATCGGCCCATCCGCCTGGGAACTCGCCCCCTTCGGCCTCGACCACGGCCAACGCCTGCTCCACTGAACGGGCGACGACCACATAGTCGTCGCCGATGCACCAAGCGCGCAGAGGCAAGTGGCGCTCCAACTCTTCCAACCGCAGCAGTTCTTCAACGCTCTGCAGCGCTGCAGCGGCTTCCGCATTATCAGGGGCTGCGTCGACAGCCAGGCGTCGCTGGGCGAGCTGATCGAACCAAAACAGATGGTTGAAATAGACCGCAGCGTCGGCAGCTTCATGAGCCTGGGCACCCTTACGCACTGCCCATGCGTCGGCCACCGAACCGGTACCTGAAGCAGTTAGCCATTGGCTACGTTCGACGTCGGGCATGCAGTTCCACCATGCCATACCCGCCGCCTCATCGGCGGTTGGCGAGCGCTCCGAAGAATCTGCTTGCGGGGATACTGTCATGGCATGCCTCCTGTCGCAGTCAAATGATGAGGCGCGATAACCGCGCCTTTACACACTGCTTGCCCTGCCAACGGCCGAGCAAGGCAGGAGCAGCGGGTCTAGTGAGGTTAGCGGCTCGACTCGGCCATTTTACCAAGGTCACTGAGAATCTTCGGAACGACCACAGATAATTTGCCAGGCTTCAGTGCAGCGTCTCTGATCGTGGTGGCAACATCTTCGTCGCGCCAATAGTTCTCAACAATCGTCGCAGATGCTTCGGCCTGCCCGTAGACGTAATTATTGAGCAGGACCCCTGGCAGATGATCCAACACAAAACCCATTGCTACGCGCCCGTGCAGCTCAACGCAGGCCTCCAGCAGGGTTGTCATTTGATCAAAGCGCCCATCTTTCGCCAGCTCGCGTAGGGCTCCAAAAGCTGGCTCGCTGATGTGTTTGCCGTCCCAGCCTTGAAAAAACTCGGTAACGATCTCTTCTAACGCCCGCATCCTGCTGCCTCACTGAAATGGGTTAAATAGGGGTGAAAGCTGCCTATCTTATGCCTGAGAGCCCCGAAATTGCATTGACGGCAATTTCATGGCTTCCCTATGGTTCAAACGTTGTGTTGAGCAGGTCGAAAAAGCGATCCTTCTTGGCAACGTGTTCTGGCTGCTGCCTAACGATTCGCTCCAATGCCGAACGATGCTCAGGCGTTTTGCTGACAACCTGCTGAGCGTGTTTTTCTGCTCGATCAAGAGCGGCAGAATGGCTGATAGCAGCCTTGTCACCCGCGCTACACAACAGGCGATGCCAGAGGCTTCTGTAGCTCGTCTGAACCAAAGCCCATTTGTAAGCTGCCAGTGCGGCGCATACTTCGCCTTCAATGGGGTCTGTCGTGGATTGGCGCATAGTGGAATTGTCCGTTATCTGGGGTGATTGATGGCAGCGTTACGCCGCGAACATCGTCAGCGCCACTATGAACAGACCGCCAAGCGTGAATGCTTTGAGAAGCCAAAGAAACGCATTATCACTGGCGGCCTCTCCCCTCTCCAACGAGAAGAACGCAACGGCTTCAATTGCTACTAGCGCCGTAAAGGCAATCACCCTCACGCCGAAGGCATCAAAAATCGCCCAAACGACAAGGGCAATTAGCCAGAAAACTAGAATACCAGGTAACACAGGCACCTTCGTGCCGCCAATCCTAAAATTTGCTGATGACAAAGCGCCGGCTGATTTCAGGAGGGTTGCAAAGAAAAAATACAATGCAGCGGCTGCGAGCAGCACATAAGTAAGTTGGTTCAATTCGATTTAATTCCCGAAATACTACGGGCCATATATGACGCCAAGACAAAGAACAGTAACGCACTGATGTGCTCAGAACGGCTGTCAAGTGCTATCAGGATGAACCAGATCACGGCCGCACCGAAAAACGAAAGAACGCGATTTCTTGTCACTGGACGGGTTGGATCCATTTCTCTTCTCATACAGGTCCCTTATGGTTATGCGGGCGCGAAAATCACACCTGTCTCTACGGCCTCGGTCCCGGTTTATCAGGCCGGGGCTTGGGGTACACCTGAGCGTTTACCGTGATCAGTTCCTGGTGTTCGTTTTCAACACGGTTTGGATGGCATCAGCACTGAGTTGCGGCGCTCTCTGCCCCTCATCAACCATGAGATTTGGCCGCTCTGCCCGGGAGATCTGTACACGAAGCTGGTTGAGGGCATTGTCGATCTTCTGTTCAGCAGCTTTGAATTCTTTGTCGGACGCTTCCCCAGGCACGAAGGAAACGCTCTCGTGCCCCCAGCTCAGAATTAGCAAGTCGCGCAGGGTCAGCTTCACCGAAATTTCGGTGTCCAGGTCCGCTTCGGAATAGTTGTTCAGGGTACTCATCCACACTGTTCCTTTCCGGTGATGGTCGGGGTCATCGTAGGTCTTTAGGGAAGGTCTGAAGTAACCCTGTATTTCCGGTCGACTTCAGCCCTTGCTGCTTTTGAAAGCGGGCCGTCGATCAAAATCGACCAGGTAACCCGCTCAGTTCTCCGTTTTTGGCCGCCGCGAGCACCTCGCAGCAGCCATTTTCCGCATTACAGGTGCACCTGTCCTGCGGTAGTCAGCAAATGTCGGCGCGCCATCCATAGGTTCGACAGCGCGAACAGCGTCACCAGCTGAGCGGTGTTCTTGGCCAGGCCACGGAAGCGCACCTTCACGTAACCGAACTGGCGCTTGATCACTCGAAACGGGTGCTCGACCTTCGCTCGCACTTGTGCCTTGGCCTTCTCGATCTTGCGCTTGGCTTTGTACAGGGCGCTGCGTTTATCGAGCTTCTTGTAGGTGCTGCGGCGTGCTGCGACCTGCCAGATCACTTCGCGGCCCGCATGTTCGGGGCGCTTTTCGACGCCGGTGTAGCCGGCATCGGCGCAGACGACGTTCTCGTTACCGTGCAGCAGTTTGTCGACCTGGGTGATATCCGCCACGTTGGCTGCCGTGCCTACCACGCTGTGTACCAGCCCCGACTCATCATCCACGCCGATGTGCGCCTTCATGCCAAAGTAATACTGGTTCCCTTTCTTGCTCTGGTGCATTTCCGGGTCGCGCTTGCCGTCCTGGTTCTTGGTCGAGCTGGGTGCGTGGATCAGTGTGGCATCGACGATAGTGCCCTGGCGCAGCGACAGGCCGCGATCCCCCAGGTAGCCATTGATTACGCCGAGGATGCCGGCTGCCAGCTCATGTTTCTCCAGCAAACGACGGAAGTTGAGGATGGTGGTTTCGTCGGGAATGCGCTCCAGGCTCAGCCCGGCGAACTGACGCAGGATGGTCGTCTCGTAGAGCGCTTCTTCCATGGCCGGGTCGCTGTAGCCGAACCAGTTCTGCATCAGATGGATACGTAACATGGCCATCAGCGGATAGGCTGGACGACCACCTTCACCCTTTGGGTAGTGTGGCTCGATCAGGGCAATCAATCCCTTCCACGGCACCACCTGATCCATCTCGATCAGGAACAATTCCTTACGGGTCTGCTTGCGCTTGCCGGCGTACTCGGCGTCGGCGAAGGTCATCTGCTTCATGGAAAAACTCGGCTGGCGGGATCGGCGTATTTCACCAGATTCGGGAAGTCTTTTTCAGACCTTCCTTAGGTTTTTTCTTCAGTCTTCTGAAACTCTTCCAGTTTGAGACGCGCAGCTGCGTAGAAGCACAGGGCGCAAAGGCCCCCAGTGCCTCCCGCAAAAACTGCCAGTGAATCGATCATTGCGAGTGGAGTGCCGGCCAGCGGATGGAACGTCTTAGCAATCACAGCCATACCACCGGAAGCCAGGAGTACCCACGGCGCGACACGACAGATCATGGTCAGGCTGGCCTTGTGCTGTTCAATCGCCGCACTTTCCTCAGATTCGATGATCCTTACTGCAGCCACGTTGACATCGAGCTGCAGGCCCCATGCATGCTGGAGGACAGGGCTATTGTCCTCGGTAACCTTCGCTGCGATGTCGCGGGGGATCTGACCCTTACTTGCTACAGCTTCCACGACCGCCTGCTTCCAATCGGCGTACTCATTCATCGGTATTTTCCCTTCGACTTTGGGCGTTGACACCAAGTCGCTCAGTCACTCGGCATCGGCATGCGCGGAGTGCTTCGCGCAAAATGAAATCCAACGAAGCGTAACACGTACGCATAATACTAGTAAATTAAGTTGACGCCGGTGCAAGCGCATCGCATACGGCGCGGGTTGCGCTTTCACAAAACAGCTGCACGCGCAGACCGCCCGCCCAGGCTCCAGTCCAGGTAACCAGAGGAAACCGCCAACCATAAAAAACCCCAGCCTTGGCCGGGGTGGGTGAAGCGTTTACTGAAAGCTGACCACGCAACAGGGGTACTCGTCAGAGCTGCGTGCGGTGATGGCTAAGCGGAAAAGACCCTGGACATCAGTCTGCCGGGGTTTTCCTTTGATCAGGACCAGGACCTGCAGCCGAGGCTTCATTGGCGTGATGCCAGTTCAGCTCGGCGGGCGGCGGGCGAGGGAGTTTCTTTGATCAGGCGAGCAAGGAAGGCTGTGTAACTGGCCTGCTCGTTGATGTGCATGATGTGCTCTATAAAGTCTTTTCGCTTCCGCTCCAACCACTGCTCAGCTGCGACACCTTGGCAAGGAAGGCGCTGCGTGTAGAGGACGTAGTCGTCGAGAGCTACCTGTTGGGGCCAGGTCAGTTCAGATACGTTCAGGTTGTGCATGTGGCATCTCCAGGAGGATGTAGGCTTCGTATCCAGGAGATGCTCAACATTGAGCATGAAAGCAGCAGGGCATGATGAGCCGCACCCCTCCCGTCCTACCGCGATCATAGCGACCACGTTAGAGGGCGAGGCTGGGATAGCGGCTGGCACTAACTGATCATGGAGTCATCACTCATCATCGTCGAAGTTGTACATGCCCGGCGCGAGGTTCTCGAAGCGGGTGTACTTGCCGATGAACGCCAGCCGCACAAAGCCGATAGGGCCGTTACGCTGCTTGCCGATGATGATCTCAGCTACGCCCTTGTGCTCGGTCTCGGGGTGATACACCTCATCCCGGTAAACGAACATGATCACGTCGGCGTCCTGCTCGATCGCACCGGACTCACGCAAGTCGGAGTTCACTGGGCGCTTGTTCGGGCGCTGCTCCAGGGAGCGGTTCAACTGCGATAGGGCGATGACTGGGCAATTGAATTCCTTGGCCAGGGCCTTGAGGGAACGGGAGATCTCGGAAATCTCATTGGTCCGGTTGTCGCCGGCAGAGCCCGGGATCTGCATCAACTGCAGGTAGTCGACCATGATCATGCCAATCTCGCCGTGCTCACGGGCCAGGCGCCGGGTGCGCGCACGCATTTCCGAGGGGCTGATGCCGGCGGTGTCATCGATGAACAGCTTGCGGTTGTTGAGCAGGTTCACCGCTGAGGTCAGTCGCGGCCAGTCATCATCGTCGAGCTGGCCGGATCGCACCTTGGTCTGGTCGATGCGGCCGAGCGACGACAGCATACGCATGATCAGCGACTCACCTGGCATTTCGAGCGAGAACACCAGCACCGCCTTCTCGGACCGCAGCACAGCGTTCTCCACCAGGTTCATGGCGAAGGTGGTCTTGCCCATCGAAGGCCGGCCGGCAACGATGATCAGGTCGGCCGGCTGCAGGCCGCTGGTCTTCTCGTCCAGGTCGGTGAAGCCGGTAGAAACACCGGTGATGTCGCTGTCGGAGTTGAACAGCGTATCGATACGGTCGATGGCCATGGTCAGCAGGTCTTTGACACCCACCGGGCCGCCGGTTTTCGGCCGGGCTTCAGCGATCTGGAAAATCTGCCGTTCGGCTTCGTCGAGGATCTCCGCTGCATTCCGCCCTTCTGGATTGAAGGCACTGTCCGCGATGTCAGTGCTGATGCTGATCAGCTGGCGCAGGGTCGCCCGCTCGCGGATGATCGCAGCGTAGGCCTTGATGTTGGCCACGGACGGGGTGTTCTTTGCCAGCTCCGCCAGATAGGCCAGTCCGCCGACCTGGCTGCTCAGCCCCTCCTTGTCCAGACGCTCATGCAGCGTCACGATGTCAAAAGGCTCGTTCAGGTCGGCCAGCTTTTGAATGGCGCGGAAAATCAGCCGGTGATCGTGTCGGTAGAAGTCGCCATCAGAGACCTGATCGAGCACACGCTCCCAGGCGTTGTTATCGAGCATGAGACCACCGAGCACGGACTGCTCAGCCTCGATCGAATGCGGTGGCACCTTCAGCGAGGAGGTCTGTAGGTCAAGCTGCTCGGAAGCATAATCTTCGTTCATGTGGGCATCTTGTTGAGTGAGTGGGGAGCGCTACCGGTTGGCGAGGTGTCAGCGGGCTTCATGGCGGCTTTCTCGAACCTTTCCGGCGCCGCCCCCTGCCCTTGCCCTCGACCTTCTTGGAAGCCTCTTCTGCCAGCTTTTGCACCGGCATCCGACCAAGGCGAGAATGGGGATCAATCATCTCTACACCCATCTCTTGATCGGTGAAGTCGTGCGTGCCTGGCATTAAGTTGACGAAGCGTGTGTATCGCCCCTCAAAGCCAAGCCGCACAAAACCGGTCGGACCTTCACGCTGCTTGCCGATGATGATCTCGGCCGTACCAGCGAAGCGGGAGTCAGGGTTGTACACCTCATCCCGGTACACGAACAGGATCACATCCGCGTCCTGCTCAATTGCCCCGGATTCGCGCAGATCGGAGTTAACCGGGCGCTTGTCCTTGCGTTGTTCCACCGAGCGATTGAGCTGCGAGAGTGCAATCACGGGGCAATCAAATTCCTTGGCCAAAGCCTTTAGTGACCTGGAGATGGCCGAAATCTCGTTGGTACGATTGAGGCCGCCGTAGCCGGGGATTTGCATCAGCTGCAGATAGTCCACCATGATCAGGCCAATCTCGCCGTGCACACGCCGAAGCCTCCGCGTACGGCTGCGCATCTCCGAAGGGCTCAGCGCCGGCGTGTCGTCAATGAAGAAGCGATCGTTCTTGTTGAGCGCGTTGGCAGCCTTGGTCAGCTTGGTCCAGTCCTCGTTTAACAGCTTCCCGGATCGGACTCGCGACTGGTCAATGCCACCCATCGAGGAGAGCATGCGCGTTAGCAGTGCATCGCCAGGCATCTCCATGGAGTAGACCACGACCACTTTTTCCGACCGCAGAACGGCCTCTTCCACAATGTTCATGGCAAAAGTGGTTTTGCCCATGGATGGCCGGCCGGCCACGATGACCAGGTCAGCAGGCCGCAACAGACTCAGTTTGCTATTGAGGTCGACGAAGCCTGTCGACTGGCCCAGGGACTCAAGCCCTGACTCATGGGCGGTTTCGATCTTCTCGACGGCCTTCCTGAGCAGTGTGTCGATACCAACCGGCCCACCTTCCTTCGGCCGTTGACCGGCCACGGACAGCATTTTCGATTCGGCATCATGCACAAGATCTTCTGCAGATCGGCCATTCGGGGAGCTGGCGCCGTGCTCAATCTCCCCACAGACGCCAATGATCTTTCGGAACAGCGACCGCTCACTGACTACGCGGGCAAAAGACGCGATGTTGGCAACGGACGGAGTGTTATCGGAAAGCTCTTTAAGATAGGCCAACCCACCGGCGTTCGAGAGCTCCCCTGCTCTATCCAGTGCCTCTTGGGCTGTGACAACATCAAGCGCACGCCCCTCTTCAAGCAGCCTGGAAATAGCCTTGAAAATGAGCCTGTGGTCTGCGTGGAAAAAATCAGATTCGACCACCAGGTCCGAGACACGCACCCAGGCACGTGGCTCGTTCAGCAATCCGCCTAGAATGGCCTGCTCGGCTTCAACAGAATGCGGCAGCTCCCGACTGGGGGTCTGATCGTATTCAGCCGCTAGATGGATATGGTCGTTCAAGCCTCAGGCCTTACTCGTCGAAATGCTGGTGTGGATCGGGCTGCCAGCTGCAATCAGTACCCTTAGGTGGTCCTGACCTGCGCTGACAGCTGGTGTTTGGTCACGATGTTCGTTGTTTGGGGGCCTAGAACGCAACTACCACCCGCTGGGTGGCCGGCCGGATCAGAACGTCACTTCGATCAACGTTGCCCGCCCGGTGCGAGTTTGAAAGTCGCAAAGGCCAAACTGCACGAGCCGTGGCTGCCGGTGAGCGATGCAGGTAGCGACCTGGGCGCGGAATGCCGCCAACTCAAGCGGGAGCACTGATCGACCAGTAGCGGCCTGGATCTTATCGCGGAATTCCTGCAGCGCCGCCTCCAAGCCAGCATCATCGCCGTCCTGGCCTGAAGTTTCGGCACTCGGTTTTGGGATTGACATTCAAACTCTCCAGGGGGGCCGTGCGCTGACATGCGCAGTTGCGGATTACAACCGCAAGGTCGTAACACGCAACTATAATCCTGAAAGATTTACTCAATGTCAAACGGCATAGAAGGTTACGCAGACGACCTGTAAAGCACTGAATATCCTATATTTTCAGTGAAAACATGAGATCTTCATGACTGACGAAAATACAGAGCAAAGGAAGAATTAAAGTGCTTCCGCGAATTCGACATCGAGTCCTTTTGAATGGCTGCCCAACAGCTCTTGGATGTCCGCAGTAATGCCGGTCTCGGTCTCGAAGGGAGGCGCTGGCTCAACCCAGCTGTACTGGGGCCCAGCCAACTGCCGTGCTGTCTCTTTGTTCGACAGGGTTGAGCGCCAGCGCAAAATCAAGTACTCCTCGACTTCCTTTCGCCCAAACGGGATTGCGCAGAAGGACAGCTCATAGTTGCTGGAATATGTGCTGATCAAGCCCTTTTTGTCGCTGGCGCAAAGGCCAAACAAAGCACAAGTTTTTTTGGCGAATGAATGATTCTTAAAATTCGTCAGGTCACTCATCCTGGCTCGTAGGGCCGAACTCTCGCCCACATAGACTGGAGACTGGCCCTTCCATATCACGTAGACCCCAGCGTCACGTGTGATGTCCTTCTTCCAGTCGACATGGCCAGCCAATACACGCCGCGGGGCTGAGATCATCGTTGCCTCGTAGTGACGCAGTTGCTCCTGGGTGTTCAAGTGCTTTTGCTCCTAGATGCCGCCTTCGTAGGGTCCGAGTTCAGTCACCCGGTGTTGCCGGTGAATTCTGACTGAAAATTGCGCAAGACTCACTATTGATTTCGGCACCTAGGTAGCCATTGAGCACACTAGCTCCGTTAGCTCATTTTAATTTCATTTTGATTCCGACTACGTCTTATCCGCCACTTTTTAAGGGCAGCAAAAACATCACACACCATCCCATGCCAGATCAAAGCCATGATTATCAGTGTGAAATAATCCGGCGCACCCTCTAACTCGGCGAGGCTATGCAGATCGATCGGCTCCGCAGTGGAGAAGATCTTGCCAACTACTGACACCACAAAAAGAATTACAAATAATACCGCAGCAGAACGCAATAAGCTCAAAATCGTTAGTACAACAAACATTACCAGTGCTTTGAGCGTGATAACGGTGAAGAACCGAGGGCGCTCACAAACGCCAAGCCAGTTTGTCTTCCAGCCAGAATTACCGTTCTTGAATTTTCTATTCATCTCGATTCAACCTGTACTAATTGCTTGGGCTGGAGGGAGTGCGCGAGGCAGAAACAGCATCAATGCCTAGTGCAACCTCATTCTGCGCTTGGGATGACTGCTCAAC
This window harbors:
- a CDS encoding IS5-like element ISPa16 family transposase — its product is MKQMTFADAEYAGKRKQTRKELFLIEMDQVVPWKGLIALIEPHYPKGEGGRPAYPLMAMLRIHLMQNWFGYSDPAMEEALYETTILRQFAGLSLERIPDETTILNFRRLLEKHELAAGILGVINGYLGDRGLSLRQGTIVDATLIHAPSSTKNQDGKRDPEMHQSKKGNQYYFGMKAHIGVDDESGLVHSVVGTAANVADITQVDKLLHGNENVVCADAGYTGVEKRPEHAGREVIWQVAARRSTYKKLDKRSALYKAKRKIEKAKAQVRAKVEHPFRVIKRQFGYVKVRFRGLAKNTAQLVTLFALSNLWMARRHLLTTAGQVHL
- the dnaB gene encoding replicative DNA helicase — its product is MNEDYASEQLDLQTSSLKVPPHSIEAEQSVLGGLMLDNNAWERVLDQVSDGDFYRHDHRLIFRAIQKLADLNEPFDIVTLHERLDKEGLSSQVGGLAYLAELAKNTPSVANIKAYAAIIRERATLRQLISISTDIADSAFNPEGRNAAEILDEAERQIFQIAEARPKTGGPVGVKDLLTMAIDRIDTLFNSDSDITGVSTGFTDLDEKTSGLQPADLIIVAGRPSMGKTTFAMNLVENAVLRSEKAVLVFSLEMPGESLIMRMLSSLGRIDQTKVRSGQLDDDDWPRLTSAVNLLNNRKLFIDDTAGISPSEMRARTRRLAREHGEIGMIMVDYLQLMQIPGSAGDNRTNEISEISRSLKALAKEFNCPVIALSQLNRSLEQRPNKRPVNSDLRESGAIEQDADVIMFVYRDEVYHPETEHKGVAEIIIGKQRNGPIGFVRLAFIGKYTRFENLAPGMYNFDDDE
- the dnaB gene encoding replicative DNA helicase; its protein translation is MNDHIHLAAEYDQTPSRELPHSVEAEQAILGGLLNEPRAWVRVSDLVVESDFFHADHRLIFKAISRLLEEGRALDVVTAQEALDRAGELSNAGGLAYLKELSDNTPSVANIASFARVVSERSLFRKIIGVCGEIEHGASSPNGRSAEDLVHDAESKMLSVAGQRPKEGGPVGIDTLLRKAVEKIETAHESGLESLGQSTGFVDLNSKLSLLRPADLVIVAGRPSMGKTTFAMNIVEEAVLRSEKVVVVYSMEMPGDALLTRMLSSMGGIDQSRVRSGKLLNEDWTKLTKAANALNKNDRFFIDDTPALSPSEMRSRTRRLRRVHGEIGLIMVDYLQLMQIPGYGGLNRTNEISAISRSLKALAKEFDCPVIALSQLNRSVEQRKDKRPVNSDLRESGAIEQDADVILFVYRDEVYNPDSRFAGTAEIIIGKQREGPTGFVRLGFEGRYTRFVNLMPGTHDFTDQEMGVEMIDPHSRLGRMPVQKLAEEASKKVEGKGRGRRRKGSRKPP